In Chitinispirillales bacterium, the genomic window TAGCCCAAAAGTCGTCCACAAAGTAGTACTTCTTCCGGGTGAAGCGACAATTCCTACTCGCACAAGCGGATTATCTCCATTCAACATTACTCCTTGCCGAGTAAGGTACAAATATGAAGAATCCTTCAACCGACCGTAATTGTGGAATTGGGAACGAAGCTGTATCTGTCCGTCGAAAGTAACCGGCGCAGACGCCCCATTCCTCATCGTCGAAGCGACTTTGGCTTCAAGAAACGGCAATTGTCTTTCAAGTGAATCTATCCTAGCGCTATCGGTTTCGTGCGCCAACACCATCATATCCACCGAACAAAATGCGGCGGAACACAACAAAAGCAAAAATCCGATTCCGGCAGAAATACATTTAATCCGCTTTCTCAAAAAACCTCCCTGTTGAGTGTTTTCATCCCATGCCAAATACAAATATATTTTCTTTTCAACGTATTGTGCGATATTATTTTATTTTTTTGATAAATCTTATAAAATATATTACCGCTATACCGCCGTTTCACGACTCTCACGCATTATTAATACGGGCGTCCACAGACGGAAGCATATTGTTGAAAACTCGTTATTTTTGATTTTTTTCAAAAAACCCGTTTCCCTCCGATTTTGTTTTTTATTTATGTATATTCATAATCAGTACAGGGATTATTGGAAGAAAATCCAAATTACGTATCAATTACCGATATCCGCAGGATATTCAAAATAAACGACGAAGGATGGGCGGAAATAAACGGAGTGTCAGTGTTTGAGCAGTTGAAGGGAATGCGGGATTAAGCTGATTACGGCGCACCGGGCAAGGCGTTTTTGCCGTCAATGTAAATAAAGTTGAGCGATGGGCGGCAAAATATACTATTTTATCGGCGGTGATTATGAATTTCAGGTGAAAATCATGAAAAAGTATTTTTTTATATTATTTTTTTTCCTTTCTTTATATTTATGCGCTTGTAACAAAACAAAACAAGACAAAGTTATCGAAAAAGAACCGTTCCCCGTCAACGCCGTTATAGTTAAAAACATTTTGATCCAGAAGGACATTGCCGCATCCGTATTACTGCAAGGAATCAAAAAAACTACGATTGTTTCACAAGCCGCCGGAACAATATCGTCGGTAACGGCAAAATTGGGAGACACCGTCCATTACGGTAATATTTTGATTGAAACGGAAAATTCGATTCAAACGGCTAATCTTAAACAAGCGGCAGGCGCTGTGGAAGAATCGGAATTAAATTTTTCCGCAAGTCAGCGACTGTTTAATTCCAACAGCATTTCCAAAGCGGAATATATCAGAAGTAAAAATAATCTTTTAGCGGCGCAAACCGTTTTGGCTTCGGCGCAAAAATCGTTTAAAGATACGAAAATTACGGCTCCGTTTGACGGGATTATAACAAATATTAACGACATAGTTCAGACCGGCAATACTATTTCGATAGGACAGCCGCTTTTATCCATAGCGGATATAAGCAAACTCAAAGCAAACATATCGCTTGGCGAGAAAGAAATAGGACAAATCAAAAAAGGCGCTGCGGCATTCGTTAAAATTCCGTCGATAAACGCCGAACTCAAGGGAATTATTTCTGCGGTACCTGCGGGCAGCGACCCTAGCACCGGAGCGTTTACAGCCGAGGTCGTTTTTGAAAATCCTCAATATTTTGTAAAAGACGGAATGTCGGGAATTGTTTCGGCGGAAATCGGTTCTCCGCTTAAATGTATCGCGATTCCGGCTACGGCGGCGCTCAATAATCGTTCGGTTTTTATCGTAAGAAACGGTAAAGCGTTTAACGCTGCGATCGAATACGAACATATTTCGCAAGGTAGAATTTTAATAAAAAAAGGAGTGTCTCAAAACGACACGGTTATTGTTTCCGGAATTACACAGATTTCTCAAAACGACACGTTAAGTATAAACATTATCGAGTAAACACAATATTTTCATTTTTTATAACAAACGAATTTTCCTGTCGAAAGATACGGCGATAAATTATTTTATCGGGGAATTTAGTAATTTATAAGAAAATAAGAAAAACGTAAAATGAGCGAAAAAAAAGAACCGTCGCTTGAAGACAGCGTAAAAACTCTCAAAGATATTATTTCGCAAATAGAAGACGACGATATTCATCTTGATAAAGCGATTACTCTGTTTTCTACAGGTATTGACGCCGTCGCCAATTGCAGAAAAATTATTGAAGACGCGAACGGGAAAATAACAGAATTGAAAAAAGGTAAAAACGGAAAATTAATAGAAGAAATATTAGATTTGTAAAAAAAAAG contains:
- the xseB gene encoding exodeoxyribonuclease VII small subunit; the encoded protein is MSEKKEPSLEDSVKTLKDIISQIEDDDIHLDKAITLFSTGIDAVANCRKIIEDANGKITELKKGKNGKLIEEILDL
- a CDS encoding efflux RND transporter periplasmic adaptor subunit, which produces MGGKIYYFIGGDYEFQVKIMKKYFFILFFFLSLYLCACNKTKQDKVIEKEPFPVNAVIVKNILIQKDIAASVLLQGIKKTTIVSQAAGTISSVTAKLGDTVHYGNILIETENSIQTANLKQAAGAVEESELNFSASQRLFNSNSISKAEYIRSKNNLLAAQTVLASAQKSFKDTKITAPFDGIITNINDIVQTGNTISIGQPLLSIADISKLKANISLGEKEIGQIKKGAAAFVKIPSINAELKGIISAVPAGSDPSTGAFTAEVVFENPQYFVKDGMSGIVSAEIGSPLKCIAIPATAALNNRSVFIVRNGKAFNAAIEYEHISQGRILIKKGVSQNDTVIVSGITQISQNDTLSINIIE